The following are from one region of the Halobacteriovorax vibrionivorans genome:
- a CDS encoding flagellar basal body-associated FliL family protein: MADGSADNTNQGSGKSPLLTVALLLNIILMGVIAYFQYQTHVKLSQQSSVEDLVKAQMAEANKEADVVTTGEAQEEEGKLFPLDSFTANLSQGDGPQRYIRLNAVLKLSLNAKEEEYKARKPQIRDTIISILNSKRPNDLLKVQGKEYLKEEIKSAINSYLVDGKVLDVYYVGFQIN, encoded by the coding sequence ATGGCAGATGGAAGTGCTGATAATACAAACCAAGGAAGTGGTAAAAGCCCTCTTTTAACAGTAGCTCTACTACTGAATATTATCTTAATGGGTGTAATCGCTTATTTTCAGTATCAGACACATGTGAAATTATCGCAGCAATCTTCAGTAGAAGATCTTGTTAAGGCCCAAATGGCCGAAGCAAATAAAGAAGCAGACGTTGTGACAACTGGTGAAGCACAAGAAGAAGAAGGTAAGCTCTTTCCTCTTGATAGCTTTACAGCAAACCTTTCACAAGGTGATGGACCTCAACGCTACATTCGTTTAAATGCTGTACTTAAGCTTTCTCTAAATGCAAAAGAGGAAGAATATAAAGCAAGAAAGCCTCAGATTAGAGATACAATTATTAGTATTCTAAACTCAAAGAGGCCAAATGATCTTCTTAAAGTACAAGGTAAGGAATACCTTAAAGAAGAAATTAAATCAGCGATTAACTCATATCTCGTTGATGGAAAAGTTTTAGATGTTTACTACGTTGGTTTCCAGATCAACTAG
- a CDS encoding HU family DNA-binding protein — MNRKELVEAILKNKELKHLTKKDADTFVSTTLETIKKAVKKGDDVSLIGFGTFTKVRRAARTGINPATGEKIKIKAKTLPKFKPGKAWKEMF, encoded by the coding sequence ATGAACAGAAAAGAACTTGTAGAAGCAATCTTAAAGAACAAAGAACTTAAGCACCTAACTAAGAAAGATGCAGATACTTTCGTATCAACTACTCTTGAAACAATCAAGAAAGCTGTTAAGAAAGGTGACGATGTATCACTAATCGGTTTTGGTACTTTCACAAAAGTAAGAAGAGCAGCTAGAACTGGTATCAATCCAGCAACTGGTGAAAAGATTAAAATCAAAGCTAAGACTCTTCCAAAATTCAAGCCAGGTAAAGCTTGGAAGGAAATGTTCTAA
- a CDS encoding DsbA family protein translates to MKKSIGIVMSLLLLASCVGKDQIKQALKDDPTILAEAIKANPAEVMEALQTAAQNAKAEMAKKREEEENKKLHGFIENPLKPEIREDESIRGTKGGAITLVEYSDFQCPYCTRGFENVVKPMLEKYEGQVQFIYKHLPLSFHSEARIAAEYYEALRLQDPKMAFEFHDMLFTQEGQQKLRQYKEKYLKQAAKKVGANMTKLAKDVKSEYVVNRVKADEAEARKFEIQGTPGFVINGVPVKGAYPMSHFEMIIDLLKEKGKLKLN, encoded by the coding sequence ATGAAAAAATCAATCGGCATTGTAATGTCACTTCTTCTACTTGCCAGCTGTGTAGGTAAAGATCAAATCAAACAAGCTCTTAAAGATGATCCAACTATTTTAGCAGAAGCAATTAAAGCAAACCCTGCTGAAGTTATGGAAGCTCTACAAACAGCAGCTCAAAATGCAAAAGCTGAAATGGCAAAGAAAAGAGAAGAGGAAGAGAATAAAAAACTTCATGGATTTATTGAGAATCCTCTTAAGCCAGAAATTAGAGAGGATGAATCTATCCGTGGTACAAAAGGTGGAGCGATCACTCTAGTTGAATACTCTGATTTTCAATGTCCATATTGTACAAGAGGATTTGAAAATGTTGTAAAGCCAATGCTTGAAAAGTATGAAGGTCAAGTACAGTTTATCTATAAGCACCTTCCACTTTCATTCCATTCTGAAGCAAGAATTGCAGCAGAGTACTATGAAGCTCTTCGTCTACAAGATCCAAAGATGGCATTTGAATTCCACGATATGCTTTTTACTCAAGAAGGTCAGCAGAAACTTAGACAGTACAAAGAAAAGTACCTAAAGCAAGCAGCAAAGAAAGTTGGTGCTAACATGACTAAACTTGCTAAAGATGTTAAGTCTGAGTACGTTGTAAATAGAGTTAAGGCCGATGAAGCTGAAGCAAGAAAATTTGAAATCCAAGGAACTCCTGGTTTCGTAATCAATGGTGTTCCAGTTAAAGGTGCTTACCCAATGTCACACTTTGAAATGATCATTGATCTATTAAAAGAGAAAGGGAAGCTAAAGCTGAACTAA
- a CDS encoding SpoIID/LytB domain-containing protein, whose translation MRSLFLLFILLFTFNSFARISPLQNFKSGHTIKVRVAKNLNKVFLEGVGITREVIATNKSKSFKGFKKIKINCGNLKHARSIRPQYLASLTSKTGLIGFEKKQFMGQMHIVTSEDGKSCDVVNEMELDDYIATLLAKEMNASWPVEALKAQAVAARTYAIHHMMSSGLQNDTLYDLENSEKHQVNGTFNDVTASTIEAARKTAGMVLTNKQGNLVPAFFHASCGGNTLQPDDVWTNEVHGYSTVKCAYCQRKKNWDSKITQIRFKKMIEWGMRKGYVKKQKLHKKLSIYPDKKNAKAIYVRNGKNKIKIKKSLFRRYFGRVDFPSNYFYLVDLGREGLQFVGKGNGHGVGLCQVGALGLAQKGKGHKEILAHYFPKLNILKLY comes from the coding sequence TTGAGAAGTCTATTCTTACTTTTTATTCTTTTATTTACTTTCAATTCTTTTGCAAGAATTAGTCCACTTCAAAATTTTAAGTCAGGTCACACTATTAAAGTGAGAGTCGCTAAGAACTTAAATAAGGTCTTTCTAGAAGGTGTTGGAATAACGAGAGAAGTTATCGCAACTAATAAATCGAAAAGCTTTAAAGGCTTTAAGAAAATAAAAATAAATTGCGGAAATTTAAAGCATGCTCGCTCGATAAGGCCACAATATCTCGCTTCTTTAACTTCAAAGACAGGTCTTATTGGTTTTGAAAAAAAACAATTCATGGGGCAGATGCACATTGTAACAAGTGAAGATGGAAAGTCATGCGATGTTGTCAATGAGATGGAATTAGATGATTACATTGCAACACTACTAGCAAAAGAGATGAATGCTTCTTGGCCAGTTGAGGCCTTAAAAGCTCAGGCCGTAGCAGCTAGAACATATGCAATTCATCATATGATGAGTTCAGGTCTTCAAAATGATACTCTCTACGATTTAGAGAATTCAGAAAAGCATCAAGTAAACGGAACATTTAATGATGTAACAGCAAGTACAATTGAAGCTGCTAGAAAAACAGCTGGAATGGTACTAACAAATAAACAAGGGAATCTTGTACCAGCATTTTTTCATGCAAGTTGTGGCGGAAATACTCTACAACCTGACGATGTATGGACAAATGAAGTTCATGGTTACTCCACTGTAAAGTGTGCCTATTGCCAAAGAAAGAAGAACTGGGATTCAAAGATCACTCAAATTCGTTTTAAAAAAATGATTGAGTGGGGTATGAGAAAGGGATATGTAAAAAAACAAAAGCTACACAAGAAACTTTCAATTTATCCAGACAAGAAAAATGCGAAGGCCATCTATGTTCGAAATGGAAAGAATAAGATAAAGATTAAAAAGAGTTTATTTCGTCGCTATTTTGGTCGAGTAGACTTTCCTTCTAATTACTTCTACCTTGTTGATCTTGGCCGCGAAGGACTTCAATTCGTTGGAAAAGGTAATGGCCATGGTGTGGGCCTTTGTCAGGTAGGTGCCTTAGGTCTTGCCCAAAAAGGAAAGGGCCATAAAGAAATTCTGGCCCATTATTTTCCTAAATTAAATATTTTAAAATTGTATTAA
- a CDS encoding uracil-DNA glycosylase family protein, giving the protein MAQQLISKLTKDFNNKLKISSNEKPNYYAKIFENTLWFPKLVGRTLSSNEASNKPIETKKESFEVNVPEIAAKPQEAKIEVPIEDNPAPVKIEVEKKASSSLVKVDTSFTNLIQKYNENWKLETIPGYQDYQGEIDIIFFGLDEIEESEFPDFLPLSMIESDQDIMGRMIKAMKISSGRFIRVPFIKKDAKEFIFSCCAHFKPSLLVPLGAAATKLCLDKQVRLANVHGVFHSIQTEVDGKTQVIETMPLFHPKLLEVNESMKKTAWADMQKAIKFLTS; this is encoded by the coding sequence ATGGCACAGCAACTAATTTCAAAATTAACTAAAGATTTCAATAATAAGCTAAAAATCTCATCTAATGAGAAGCCGAATTACTATGCAAAAATCTTTGAAAATACCCTGTGGTTTCCTAAGTTAGTAGGTCGTACTCTTAGCTCAAATGAAGCCTCTAATAAGCCTATTGAGACCAAGAAAGAGTCTTTTGAGGTGAATGTCCCAGAGATTGCAGCAAAGCCTCAAGAAGCGAAAATTGAAGTTCCTATAGAAGACAACCCTGCGCCAGTAAAGATTGAAGTGGAAAAAAAGGCCAGCTCATCTTTGGTTAAAGTTGATACATCGTTCACAAATTTAATTCAAAAATATAATGAAAATTGGAAACTAGAGACAATTCCTGGTTATCAGGACTATCAAGGTGAAATTGATATTATCTTTTTTGGATTAGATGAAATAGAGGAGTCAGAGTTTCCTGATTTTCTTCCGCTATCAATGATTGAGTCTGATCAAGATATTATGGGAAGAATGATTAAGGCGATGAAGATCTCTTCAGGGCGCTTTATTCGAGTTCCTTTTATTAAAAAAGATGCAAAAGAATTTATTTTTTCTTGTTGTGCACACTTTAAGCCTTCTCTTCTTGTTCCTCTTGGAGCGGCTGCCACTAAGCTGTGCTTAGACAAGCAGGTTCGATTGGCAAATGTGCATGGAGTATTCCATTCTATTCAAACTGAAGTTGATGGAAAAACTCAAGTAATAGAAACAATGCCACTTTTCCACCCTAAGCTATTAGAAGTTAATGAGTCGATGAAGAAAACGGCTTGGGCCGATATGCAAAAGGCGATTAAATTTCTTACAAGTTGA